One Nonomuraea angiospora DNA segment encodes these proteins:
- a CDS encoding ATP-binding protein, giving the protein MTQPVLFSRRAQAMTLEALADTRVVVVNGARQVGKSTLASLIAGQVDDARQLYLDDPAVLAAAEEDPVAFVRHDALLLIDEIQRAPQLLLPIKHEVDRDPRAGRYLLTGSARLLDLRDLPDALPGRTETIELWPLSQGEIDSAPDGFVDYVFTHGVDVSMQPCSLRKPDYVDRALRGGYPEAVRRDPGRRRNRFFDSYITDLITRDVRQISDIERPAEMRRLLSVIAARMGGLAVVQSIAGDVGLPRMTLSRYLDLLELVFVIKRIPAWSSNLTRRAISTPKLLVTDSGLGGRLIGMSPERARDVTAPVGPLLENFAIGEVARQLTWANESVQLFHYRDRDKVEVDVVLEHASGEVIGIEIKAAETVRGDDFRGLRHLADRLGARFRAGFVLYTGEQVLPFGDRLRALPMASLWTLGNTTERE; this is encoded by the coding sequence GTGACACAGCCGGTTCTGTTCTCTCGCCGCGCCCAAGCCATGACGCTGGAAGCATTGGCGGACACACGGGTGGTCGTCGTCAACGGCGCTCGGCAAGTGGGAAAGAGCACGCTGGCGAGCTTGATCGCCGGCCAGGTGGACGACGCCCGCCAGCTCTACCTGGATGACCCCGCGGTCCTGGCCGCGGCCGAAGAGGACCCCGTCGCCTTCGTCCGGCACGACGCACTTCTGCTGATCGATGAGATCCAGCGTGCCCCGCAACTACTCCTGCCGATCAAGCACGAGGTCGATCGGGATCCGCGTGCAGGCCGTTATCTCCTCACCGGTTCCGCACGCCTGCTGGACCTACGCGATCTGCCGGACGCCCTGCCCGGCAGGACGGAGACCATCGAGTTGTGGCCGCTGTCCCAGGGGGAGATCGACAGCGCTCCGGACGGATTCGTGGACTACGTCTTCACACATGGCGTCGACGTTTCCATGCAACCCTGCTCGCTCCGTAAGCCTGACTACGTGGACAGGGCCCTTCGCGGCGGCTACCCGGAGGCGGTCCGGCGGGACCCTGGACGCAGACGCAACAGGTTCTTCGACTCCTACATAACTGATCTGATCACCAGAGACGTCCGCCAGATCTCCGACATCGAACGTCCAGCGGAGATGCGCAGGCTTCTCAGCGTCATAGCGGCCCGGATGGGCGGACTGGCGGTGGTCCAGTCGATCGCCGGCGACGTGGGGCTCCCTCGGATGACGCTCTCCCGCTATTTGGACCTCCTGGAACTGGTCTTCGTGATCAAACGCATACCGGCCTGGTCGTCGAATCTCACTCGCCGCGCCATCTCCACGCCCAAGCTGCTCGTCACAGACAGCGGACTCGGCGGCCGGCTCATCGGCATGTCACCCGAACGCGCCAGAGACGTCACCGCCCCCGTCGGCCCACTGCTCGAGAATTTCGCGATCGGTGAGGTGGCGCGTCAGCTCACCTGGGCCAACGAATCCGTCCAGCTGTTCCACTACCGAGACCGCGACAAAGTGGAGGTGGATGTCGTCCTGGAGCACGCATCCGGCGAAGTGATCGGCATTGAGATCAAAGCCGCCGAAACCGTGCGAGGCGACGACTTCCGTGGACTGCGTCACCTGGCCGACCGGCTCGGAGCGAGATTTCGCGCTGGGTTCGTCCTCTATACCGGCGAACAGGTCCTGCCTTTCGGCGACAGGCTGCGCGCACTCCCCATGGCGTCCTTGTGGACGCTCGGCAACACGACCGAGAGGGAATAA
- a CDS encoding carbohydrate ABC transporter permease: MIHRKKSSPRRNTLPLHLIAWVVGLFIIIPVVYALIGGFKSTSELSTNPLGLPDTWATGNYTDVIGSGSFWLQLWNSTFIAVVTTVLTVGVSALAGFVFARFAFRGRELFFTLFTAGLMFPFAVAILPIFVLLRTFGLLGNPLGVILTQAAFGLPLTIIILRGFFRGIPGEIEEAAIIDGCSPFGFFWRILLPMARPAIATVSVLAIVGSWNNFMLPLVVFNEESSWTLPLGIQQFQGQYASDTARILAYLVLAMVPALGFYAVAERHLVGGLTAGATKG; this comes from the coding sequence ATGATCCATCGGAAGAAGTCCTCGCCGCGGCGCAACACCCTGCCGCTGCATCTGATCGCGTGGGTCGTCGGCCTGTTCATCATCATCCCGGTGGTGTACGCGCTGATCGGCGGCTTCAAGTCCACCAGCGAGCTGTCCACCAACCCGCTCGGGCTGCCCGACACCTGGGCGACGGGCAACTACACCGACGTGATCGGCTCCGGCTCGTTCTGGCTGCAGCTGTGGAACAGCACGTTCATCGCGGTCGTGACGACCGTGCTGACCGTCGGGGTGTCGGCGCTGGCGGGATTCGTCTTCGCCAGGTTCGCCTTCCGTGGCAGGGAGCTGTTCTTCACGCTGTTCACGGCCGGGCTGATGTTCCCGTTCGCGGTGGCCATCCTGCCGATCTTCGTGCTGCTGCGCACGTTCGGGCTGCTGGGCAACCCGCTCGGCGTGATCCTGACGCAGGCGGCCTTCGGCCTGCCGCTGACGATCATCATTCTGCGCGGCTTCTTCCGCGGTATCCCGGGCGAGATCGAGGAGGCGGCCATCATCGACGGCTGCAGCCCGTTCGGGTTCTTCTGGCGGATCCTGCTGCCGATGGCCAGGCCGGCCATCGCCACCGTCTCGGTGCTGGCCATCGTGGGGAGCTGGAACAACTTCATGCTGCCGCTCGTGGTCTTCAACGAGGAGTCGAGCTGGACGCTGCCGCTGGGCATCCAGCAGTTCCAGGGCCAGTACGCCTCCGACACCGCCCGCATCCTGGCCTATCTCGTCCTGGCCATGGTGCCCGCGCTCGGGTTCTACGCCGTCGCGGAACGTCACCTCGTCGGCGGCCTCACCGCCGGCGCGACGAAGGGATGA
- a CDS encoding STM4015 family protein, translated as MTDDDNPSPSDRYTETYAGLPVAEVARDEVGPQTDAGSVAWRLSAGSSGDGPIAECFDRFFEHVDTAKVTAIVIGAWEDCYSDSSAPIVRRLADEAGRLPELRSLFLGAISSEDCEISWIQQSDITPLLEAYPKLERLEVRGGSALRLRPVRHEALKVLRFETGGLPGEAVRAVALSELPALEHLELWLGVPEYGGDSNVSDVEPILRGDRLPALRHLGLQDSEIQDDLAAAVASAPIVARLETLSLSMGVLTDAGAEALLSGQPLTHLRVLDLHHHYMSDEMMRRVIEALPGVEVDVSENEEPDVDEEDGEVWRYVAVDE; from the coding sequence GTGACCGACGACGACAATCCGAGCCCCTCGGACCGCTACACCGAGACCTACGCCGGCCTGCCGGTGGCCGAGGTCGCCAGGGACGAGGTCGGGCCGCAGACCGACGCCGGTTCCGTGGCGTGGCGGCTCAGCGCCGGCAGCTCGGGCGACGGCCCCATCGCCGAGTGCTTCGACCGGTTCTTCGAGCACGTCGACACCGCGAAGGTCACGGCCATCGTGATCGGCGCGTGGGAAGACTGCTACAGCGACAGCAGTGCGCCCATCGTCCGCCGCCTGGCCGACGAGGCCGGCAGGCTGCCCGAGCTGCGCTCGCTCTTCCTGGGTGCGATCTCGTCGGAGGACTGCGAGATCTCCTGGATCCAGCAGTCCGACATCACGCCGCTGCTGGAGGCGTACCCGAAGCTGGAGCGGCTGGAGGTGCGCGGCGGCTCCGCTCTCCGCCTGCGGCCGGTGCGGCACGAGGCGCTGAAAGTGCTGCGGTTCGAGACCGGAGGGCTGCCCGGAGAAGCCGTTCGCGCCGTGGCCCTCAGCGAGTTGCCCGCGCTGGAGCACCTGGAGCTCTGGCTGGGCGTCCCCGAGTACGGCGGCGACAGCAACGTCTCTGACGTCGAGCCCATCCTCAGGGGCGATCGGCTGCCCGCGCTGCGTCATCTGGGGCTGCAGGACAGCGAGATCCAGGACGATCTCGCCGCCGCCGTAGCGTCGGCGCCGATCGTGGCCAGGCTCGAGACGCTGAGCCTGTCGATGGGAGTGCTCACCGACGCTGGGGCGGAGGCGCTGCTCAGCGGCCAGCCGCTGACCCATCTGCGCGTGCTCGACCTGCATCACCACTACATGTCCGACGAGATGATGCGGCGGGTGATCGAGGCGCTGCCCGGGGTGGAGGTCGACGTCTCCGAGAACGAAGAGCCAGACGTGGACGAAGAGGACGGCGAAGTGTGGCGTTACGTGGCGGTGGACGAGTGA
- a CDS encoding DUF7336 domain-containing protein — protein MKVYVLWHVHHVAVDEAGNVPHFEDGEFSAREDLGDDVKLLGVYSTPGRVEQRIRAARKLPGFRDEPDCFWSAEVEVDEDAWASGYVTE, from the coding sequence GTGAAGGTGTACGTCCTGTGGCATGTCCACCACGTCGCGGTGGACGAAGCCGGAAATGTCCCGCACTTCGAGGATGGCGAATTCTCGGCTCGTGAGGATTTGGGGGACGACGTCAAACTGCTGGGCGTCTATTCGACACCAGGTCGTGTCGAACAGCGCATCAGGGCGGCACGAAAACTTCCCGGGTTTCGAGACGAGCCTGACTGTTTCTGGTCTGCCGAGGTCGAAGTCGACGAAGACGCCTGGGCGTCGGGCTATGTGACGGAATGA
- the efeB gene encoding iron uptake transporter deferrochelatase/peroxidase subunit, whose product MSQRVSRRGLFGLGAAGAAVVGAGVVASNTLFEEPPVAHASSTSDPFPFYGEHQSGIVTPAQDRLHFVAFDVTTKKRAELIELLQEWTAAAARLTQGKEAGSYGAVGGAPEAAPDDTGEALGLPASGLTLTIGFGASLFDDRFGLADKRPAALADLPKFPGEQLIPEISGGDICVQACAHDPQVAVHAIRNLARIGFGKVSVRWSQLGFGRTSSTSRSQATPRNLMGFKDGTNNLKLEDAALLRDQLWASAQDGSDWMAGGSYMVTRKIRMGIETWDRTSLVEQEQIFGRDKGEGAPLGKKAEFDPVDFASKGADGQPYIKDDAHVRLAHPTSNGNAHLLRRGYNFVDGSDGLGRLDAGLFFIAYQRDPRKQFVPIQMNLAKHDALNEYIKHVSSGLFACPPGVRDAGDYWGRTLFG is encoded by the coding sequence ATGAGCCAGCGGGTGAGCCGCAGGGGGCTGTTCGGGCTGGGGGCCGCGGGCGCCGCCGTGGTCGGGGCCGGTGTCGTGGCCTCGAACACGCTCTTCGAGGAGCCGCCGGTCGCGCACGCCTCCTCGACCTCCGACCCGTTCCCCTTCTACGGCGAGCACCAGTCGGGCATCGTCACTCCGGCGCAGGACCGGCTGCACTTCGTGGCGTTCGACGTCACCACGAAGAAGCGGGCCGAGCTGATCGAACTCCTCCAGGAGTGGACGGCGGCGGCCGCGCGGCTCACGCAGGGCAAGGAGGCGGGGTCGTACGGGGCGGTGGGCGGCGCGCCGGAGGCCGCGCCCGACGACACGGGCGAGGCGCTGGGGCTGCCCGCGTCGGGGTTGACGCTGACGATCGGGTTCGGGGCGTCGCTGTTCGACGACCGCTTCGGGCTTGCGGACAAGCGGCCCGCGGCTCTCGCCGACTTGCCGAAATTTCCGGGAGAGCAGCTCATTCCGGAAATTTCCGGTGGGGACATCTGCGTGCAGGCGTGCGCCCACGACCCCCAGGTCGCCGTGCACGCCATCCGCAACCTGGCCAGGATCGGCTTCGGCAAGGTCTCCGTACGCTGGTCGCAACTCGGCTTCGGCCGTACGTCGTCCACCTCCCGCTCCCAGGCGACGCCCCGCAACCTGATGGGCTTCAAGGACGGCACCAACAACCTCAAGCTGGAGGACGCCGCCCTGCTCCGCGACCAGCTGTGGGCCTCCGCGCAGGACGGCAGCGACTGGATGGCGGGCGGCTCCTACATGGTGACCAGGAAGATCCGGATGGGGATCGAGACCTGGGACCGCACGTCGCTCGTGGAGCAGGAGCAGATCTTCGGCCGGGACAAGGGCGAGGGGGCGCCGCTGGGCAAGAAGGCCGAGTTCGACCCGGTGGACTTCGCGTCGAAGGGGGCCGACGGGCAGCCGTACATCAAGGACGACGCCCACGTACGGCTCGCCCACCCGACCTCCAACGGCAACGCGCACCTGCTGCGCCGCGGCTACAACTTCGTGGACGGCTCCGACGGCCTCGGCCGCCTGGACGCGGGCCTGTTCTTCATCGCCTACCAGCGCGACCCGCGCAAGCAGTTCGTACCGATCCAGATGAACCTGGCCAAGCACGACGCCCTGAACGAGTACATCAAACACGTCTCCAGCGGCCTGTTCGCCTGCCCACCAGGCGTCCGCGACGCCGGCGACTACTGGGGCCGCACCCTCTTCGGATAG
- a CDS encoding carbohydrate ABC transporter permease yields MTTLIKGPEAVTLPAPAPAARRRGRWVTIALFLLPALVLFLLLVVAPILVAFYASVFRWNGFGGLPTNFIGLDNFTRLFGTEIFGQDLWHLLVLVLLSVCIQLPFSLAIAMLLNQRIRGRALYRVVFFAPYVLSEVITGVLFSLILSPESGLANQFLSVFGLDSEWLADPDTVMPSLFLVMMWKYFGFHMMIYLAGRQSIPNELIEAAQIDGATSWKTFRHITLPLLGPTIRISVFLSVIYTIQLFDLVWILTQGGPSHSSETMAVTMMDWGFKRSQVGYASAISVVMFALSLVFALVYQRFVMRRDLEGATTSMGERR; encoded by the coding sequence ATGACGACCCTCATCAAGGGGCCGGAGGCGGTCACGCTTCCGGCCCCCGCCCCTGCCGCCAGGCGGCGCGGCCGCTGGGTGACCATCGCCCTGTTCCTGCTGCCCGCCCTGGTCCTCTTCCTGCTGCTGGTCGTCGCGCCCATCCTCGTGGCGTTCTACGCCAGCGTGTTCAGATGGAACGGATTCGGCGGCCTGCCGACCAACTTCATCGGGCTCGACAACTTCACCCGGCTTTTCGGCACCGAAATTTTCGGCCAGGACCTGTGGCACCTGCTGGTCCTCGTGCTGCTGTCGGTGTGCATCCAGCTCCCGTTCTCGCTGGCCATCGCGATGCTGCTGAACCAGCGCATCCGCGGGCGGGCGCTGTACCGGGTGGTGTTCTTCGCGCCGTACGTGCTCTCCGAGGTCATCACCGGCGTGCTGTTCTCGCTGATCCTCTCGCCCGAGTCCGGCCTGGCGAACCAGTTCCTGTCGGTGTTCGGGCTCGACTCGGAGTGGCTGGCCGACCCTGACACCGTGATGCCGTCGCTCTTCCTGGTGATGATGTGGAAATATTTCGGCTTCCACATGATGATCTATCTCGCGGGGCGGCAGAGCATCCCGAACGAGCTCATCGAGGCCGCCCAGATCGACGGGGCCACGAGCTGGAAGACGTTCCGGCACATCACGTTGCCGCTGCTCGGGCCCACGATCCGGATCAGCGTCTTCCTCTCCGTCATCTACACGATCCAGCTGTTCGACCTGGTGTGGATCCTCACCCAGGGCGGGCCGTCGCACTCGTCCGAGACGATGGCCGTCACGATGATGGACTGGGGCTTCAAGCGCTCCCAGGTCGGCTACGCCAGCGCGATCAGCGTCGTGATGTTCGCGCTCAGCCTCGTCTTCGCCCTCGTCTACCAGCGGTTCGTGATGCGCCGCGACCTGGAGGGCGCGACCACCTCGATGGGAGAGCGCCGATGA
- a CDS encoding STM4015 family protein encodes MREFDEQPSHYETYDQSYVGLPVAEVPWQGDEKPPEAGSAAWRLSAHTYDDDLPDLIAECFDWFFEHVDTSQVTAVVIGGWEEPYDTDSSEIVSRLADEAGRLPELRSLFLGAMSPEDCEISWITQSDIAPLLEAYPKLERLEVRGGTGLRFSPVRHEALKVLRFETGGLPGEAVRGVGACDLPALEHLDMWFGVDTYGGDATVGDVAGILSGERLPRLRHLGLQNSQIQDELAAAAASAPIVAGLETLSLAMGVVTDAGAEALLSGQPLTHLRRLDLSRHAIGPEMRARLTAALPGVDVDLSGPDSSYVAVTE; translated from the coding sequence ATGCGGGAGTTCGACGAGCAGCCCAGCCACTACGAGACCTACGACCAGAGCTACGTCGGCCTGCCGGTGGCCGAGGTGCCATGGCAGGGCGACGAGAAGCCGCCCGAGGCCGGGTCCGCTGCCTGGCGGCTCAGCGCCCACACCTACGACGACGACCTCCCCGACCTCATCGCCGAGTGCTTCGACTGGTTCTTCGAGCACGTCGACACCTCGCAGGTCACCGCCGTCGTGATCGGCGGGTGGGAGGAGCCCTACGACACCGACAGCAGTGAGATTGTCAGCCGGCTGGCCGACGAGGCCGGCAGGCTGCCCGAGCTGCGCTCGCTCTTCCTCGGCGCGATGTCGCCGGAGGACTGCGAGATCTCCTGGATCACGCAGTCCGACATCGCGCCGCTGCTGGAGGCGTACCCGAAGCTGGAGCGGCTGGAGGTGCGCGGCGGCACCGGTCTGCGGTTCTCGCCGGTGCGGCACGAGGCGCTGAAGGTGTTGCGGTTCGAGACCGGAGGACTGCCGGGCGAGGCGGTTCGCGGGGTCGGCGCGTGCGACCTGCCCGCGCTGGAGCACCTCGACATGTGGTTCGGGGTCGACACGTACGGCGGTGACGCCACGGTCGGCGACGTCGCCGGAATCCTGAGCGGGGAGCGGTTGCCCCGGCTGCGCCATCTGGGGCTGCAGAACAGCCAGATCCAGGACGAGCTCGCCGCCGCTGCGGCGTCCGCGCCGATCGTGGCCGGGCTCGAGACGCTGAGCCTGGCGATGGGCGTCGTCACCGACGCCGGAGCGGAGGCGCTGCTCAGCGGCCAGCCGCTCACCCACCTGCGCCGGCTGGACCTGTCTCGCCACGCCATCGGCCCCGAGATGAGAGCCCGCCTGACCGCGGCGCTGCCGGGCGTCGACGTCGACCTGTCCGGCCCGGACTCGAGCTACGTGGCCGTGACGGAGTGA
- the efeO gene encoding iron uptake system protein EfeO — translation MRTPIRLSFGALALATLAACGSGNTPAASSAPAGPGKITVAASDTECKVGAAEVEAGTTTFTITNGGTKVTEFYVYAPGDRVMAEVENIVPGLTRELIAELPAGAYETACKPGMIGKGIRNAFKVTGEHKALTEDAELSDAVASYKRYIKSQSDTLLVKTQEFVDAVKAGKIDKAKELFPVARTYWERIEPVAEIFGDLDPAIDAREADLADGQEWTGFHRIEKDLWIKKDISKDGAVADKLIADVKTIVDKSNAAELTPLNLANGAKELLDEVATGKITGEEDIWSHTDLWDFDANLEGSKAAVQSLRPVLEDRAPDLVKTLDEKFAAAEAALDAHQKGDGWKLHNELSKAELKTLSDAINALAEPISKIAPVITK, via the coding sequence ATGCGCACCCCCATCCGCCTGTCCTTCGGGGCGCTCGCCCTGGCGACGCTGGCCGCCTGCGGCTCGGGGAACACCCCCGCCGCCTCCTCCGCCCCCGCAGGGCCTGGCAAGATCACCGTGGCCGCGTCGGACACCGAGTGCAAGGTCGGCGCCGCCGAGGTCGAGGCCGGCACCACGACGTTCACGATCACGAACGGCGGCACCAAGGTGACCGAGTTCTACGTGTACGCCCCGGGTGACCGGGTCATGGCCGAGGTGGAGAACATCGTTCCCGGGCTGACCAGGGAGCTCATCGCCGAGCTGCCGGCGGGCGCGTACGAGACCGCGTGCAAGCCCGGCATGATCGGCAAGGGCATCCGCAACGCGTTCAAGGTGACCGGCGAGCACAAGGCGCTCACCGAGGACGCCGAGCTCTCCGACGCGGTCGCCAGCTACAAGCGCTACATCAAGTCGCAGAGCGACACGCTGCTGGTCAAGACGCAGGAGTTCGTGGACGCGGTCAAGGCCGGGAAGATCGACAAGGCCAAGGAGCTGTTCCCGGTCGCGCGTACGTACTGGGAGCGCATCGAGCCGGTGGCCGAGATCTTCGGCGACCTCGACCCGGCCATCGACGCCCGCGAGGCGGACCTGGCCGACGGCCAGGAGTGGACCGGCTTCCACAGGATCGAGAAGGACCTGTGGATCAAGAAGGACATCAGCAAGGACGGCGCCGTCGCGGACAAGCTGATCGCCGACGTCAAGACGATCGTGGACAAGTCGAACGCCGCCGAGCTGACCCCCCTGAACCTGGCCAACGGCGCCAAGGAACTCCTCGACGAGGTGGCCACCGGCAAGATCACCGGCGAGGAGGACATCTGGTCGCACACCGACCTGTGGGACTTCGACGCCAACCTCGAAGGCTCCAAGGCGGCCGTGCAGTCGCTCAGGCCGGTGCTGGAGGACCGGGCTCCCGACCTGGTGAAGACGCTGGACGAGAAGTTCGCGGCGGCCGAGGCGGCGCTCGACGCGCACCAGAAGGGCGACGGCTGGAAGCTGCACAACGAGCTGTCCAAGGCTGAGCTGAAGACCCTGTCGGACGCGATCAACGCGCTGGCCGAGCCGATCAGCAAGATCGCGCCGGTCATCACCAAGTAG
- a CDS encoding extracellular solute-binding protein, giving the protein MKRSLVLIATAVLITGCGGGGGGGSSTAPQQGGSAAKVALEWWHLSTTEPLKSLWAQRAKEFEAKHPNVTIKATVLENDAYKAKLTTITQSGKAPDLFATWGGGVLKQQVDAGLVKDISSDVADVLPNFTPAALSAYQIDGKTYGLPTDIGLVGFWYNKKLFAKAGITQPPATWSAFLEDVKKLKTAGVTPIALAGKEKWPGHYYWAYLAMRIAGLDALKQAAVDHDFSKPDFVAAGQQVKALADLQPFQKGFLGAGYGTPDGQAATVANGKAAMELMGQWAPSVQKDAGKGLGDDLGFFPFPAVEGGKGSISDAFGGGGGLAVGADAPAEAVQFVKFMTEMDNHSKAVAAGGVLPVLKGEESAVKDPNLKQVATALAAAGGYQLYLDQAYPPAVGQQVNDSVAELIAGTKTPEEVGKAITEVAKSEG; this is encoded by the coding sequence ATGAAACGCAGTCTGGTGTTGATCGCGACCGCAGTGCTCATAACCGGCTGCGGCGGTGGGGGCGGTGGAGGCAGCAGCACGGCCCCCCAGCAGGGCGGCTCGGCCGCCAAGGTCGCTCTTGAATGGTGGCACCTGTCGACCACGGAGCCGCTCAAGTCCCTCTGGGCGCAGCGGGCCAAGGAGTTCGAGGCCAAGCATCCCAACGTCACCATCAAGGCGACGGTTCTGGAGAACGACGCGTACAAGGCCAAGCTGACCACGATCACGCAGTCGGGCAAGGCCCCCGACCTGTTCGCCACGTGGGGCGGCGGCGTGCTCAAGCAGCAGGTCGACGCCGGGCTGGTCAAGGACATCTCCTCCGACGTCGCCGACGTCCTGCCCAACTTCACGCCGGCCGCGCTCAGCGCGTACCAGATCGACGGCAAGACGTACGGGCTGCCGACCGACATCGGCCTGGTCGGCTTCTGGTACAACAAGAAACTCTTCGCCAAGGCCGGCATCACGCAGCCGCCCGCCACGTGGTCGGCGTTCCTCGAGGACGTCAAGAAGCTGAAGACGGCGGGCGTCACCCCGATCGCCCTGGCCGGCAAGGAGAAGTGGCCGGGCCACTACTACTGGGCCTACCTCGCCATGCGCATCGCCGGCCTCGACGCGCTCAAGCAGGCGGCCGTCGACCACGACTTCAGCAAGCCCGACTTCGTGGCCGCCGGGCAGCAGGTCAAGGCGCTGGCGGACCTGCAGCCGTTCCAGAAGGGCTTCCTCGGCGCGGGGTACGGCACCCCGGACGGCCAGGCGGCCACCGTGGCGAACGGCAAGGCCGCCATGGAGCTGATGGGCCAGTGGGCGCCCTCCGTGCAGAAGGACGCCGGCAAGGGCCTCGGCGACGACCTGGGCTTCTTCCCCTTCCCGGCGGTCGAGGGCGGCAAGGGCTCGATCTCCGACGCGTTCGGCGGTGGCGGCGGCCTGGCCGTGGGCGCGGACGCCCCGGCGGAGGCCGTGCAGTTCGTGAAGTTCATGACCGAGATGGACAACCACTCCAAGGCCGTGGCGGCCGGCGGCGTGCTGCCGGTGCTCAAGGGCGAGGAGAGCGCGGTCAAGGACCCCAACCTCAAGCAGGTGGCGACCGCGCTGGCCGCGGCCGGCGGCTACCAGCTCTACCTCGACCAGGCCTACCCGCCCGCCGTCGGCCAGCAGGTCAACGACAGCGTGGCCGAGCTCATCGCCGGTACGAAGACGCCGGAGGAAGTCGGCAAGGCCATCACCGAAGTGGCCAAGAGCGAAGGATGA
- the efeU gene encoding iron uptake transporter permease EfeU produces MFASYLIGLREGLEATLVVSVLVAFLVKSDRKDKLPQVWTGVGAAVALSVGFGALLTFTAAHLGHTGQELFDAITSLLAVVFVTWMIFWMRRAARALSGELRGKLSEALELGSIAVVVMAFLAVAREGLETAILFFASVQGAVTTPEPLIGISLGLLTSVLIGWGLYRSAVKINLTKFFTWTGLLLILVAAGIFKYGVHDLQEANLLPGLSTYAFDISGVIPADSWYGTLLSGMLNITPQPSVAEVIAWVCYLVPTLFFFLRNTRVKSTPSPASSAA; encoded by the coding sequence GTGTTCGCCAGTTACCTCATCGGACTGCGCGAAGGTCTCGAGGCGACACTCGTCGTCTCGGTCCTGGTCGCTTTCCTGGTCAAAAGTGACCGCAAGGACAAGCTCCCGCAAGTGTGGACGGGAGTGGGCGCGGCCGTCGCGCTGTCCGTGGGGTTCGGAGCACTCCTGACGTTCACCGCCGCCCACCTGGGACACACGGGGCAGGAGCTGTTCGACGCGATCACCTCGCTGCTCGCCGTCGTGTTCGTCACCTGGATGATCTTCTGGATGCGGCGGGCGGCCCGCGCGCTCTCCGGCGAGCTGCGGGGCAAGCTCTCCGAAGCGCTGGAGCTGGGCTCCATCGCGGTGGTCGTGATGGCCTTCCTCGCCGTCGCCCGCGAGGGGCTGGAGACGGCGATCCTGTTCTTCGCCTCCGTGCAGGGCGCCGTCACCACGCCGGAGCCGCTCATCGGCATCAGCCTGGGGCTGCTCACGTCCGTACTCATCGGCTGGGGCCTCTACCGCAGCGCCGTGAAGATCAACCTCACCAAGTTCTTCACCTGGACGGGGCTGCTGCTGATCCTCGTGGCCGCGGGCATCTTCAAGTACGGCGTGCACGACCTGCAGGAGGCCAACCTCCTGCCCGGCCTGAGCACGTACGCCTTCGACATCAGCGGCGTCATCCCCGCCGACTCCTGGTACGGCACCCTGCTGTCGGGCATGCTGAACATCACGCCCCAGCCCAGCGTCGCCGAGGTCATCGCCTGGGTCTGCTACCTCGTCCCGACCCTCTTCTTCTTCCTGCGCAACACGCGGGTGAAGTCCACGCCGTCGCCCGCTTCCTCCGCGGCCTGA